CACCATCGTTCCAGTTGCCCCAGCCGGTCTCAAAATTATCATAGAATACTGTTTCCCATGTTATAGAAGCGCCTCCGCCCCCTGTTTCATTATCTGGCTTCCAATTGTTTTTTTCATCCTCTGTTTCAAAACTAGTATAAAATATGGTTTCTCTTGCTGCTTCAGGACCAGTACCTATCCAACCATTTGGCGATTCACCAGTGCCAATTAACTCACCTTGTGTGTGATCATTGTTTTTAATATCCTGTTTTCCATCAACATAAATAATTGATTCACCTGTAAATGATTTGTAGGTCGCAGCAACATAGTGCCATCGCCCATCACTTACGTTTGATATGCCTATCGAGTCTTTTGTGCCATCACCTGCTGTTGTACTCCATTTAACCTTTCCATTTGTTACTCCAAGCTCCCAGTATTTATTCCTATTGTAGGATGATATTATACCATTTTGCGCTGATGTATTTATCCATCCTTCTACAGTCAAATCATCTATAAATGGGGCATCAAAACAATATGGGATTGAGATATAATCATCTATGCCATCAAACTGATATGCTCCGCCGACAACTCCTTTGTTAGTCCAAATAGGTCCATAGGCTGTTCCATTGTTTCCGTTGCCAGAATAATCTTTAACATTAACTAAACTGTTAGTGTCAAAAGGCATCAATAAATCTGTTATTGATTTACCGTTAACTAACCAACTATATATGTAGGTTGAAGCAGGAATAACTGGTTTTATTGTGTAGTTGTAACATATTAGGTCTTCATCAACTGTGTTGGTTCTAAGACTAGATATTAACATGGGTGATATCAGTGGTGGTGTTTCTCTATGTTTACCTATAAGTCTACCTTCGAAAACAGGATGTTCACTACCATCTTTAGATGTACTATAGATACTGACACGTACCTTATCATTTTCTGTTAGAAGAAGTGAGCCTGTGTTTGGATATTTACATTCACCTATCTTCCATGGTTCTTTTTCGTTGTTATAAGTGGTTGTGCTAATAAGTGTACCATCTATTTCTCTTACAACAATCCTATAATACTCAAGGGGTTCTCCACCCATATGCTCTATTACCGCTACCCCGTTGTCATTAACATATCCATATAGTTCAACATTTGGTTCAGGGGGTGGTATAGGTAATGGGAACACATACATGACTATGGTTGCGAAAACAATTACCGCTATGAGCAATAGTATTACAGCACCAACTACTTCTGATACCGCATACCCATCCAACAACAAAGTATCTCTCCTCATCTCTCCCAATCCACAGATAAATATTTTATAAAACCCCATATT
The nucleotide sequence above comes from Candidatus Thermoplasmatota archaeon. Encoded proteins:
- a CDS encoding type IV pilin; translated protein: MRRDTLLLDGYAVSEVVGAVILLLIAVIVFATIVMYVFPLPIPPPEPNVELYGYVNDNGVAVIEHMGGEPLEYYRIVVREIDGTLISTTTYNNEKEPWKIGECKYPNTGSLLLTENDKVRVSIYSTSKDGSEHPVFEGRLIGKHRETPPLISPMLISSLRTNTVDEDLICYNYTIKPVIPASTYIYSWLVNGKSITDLLMPFDTNSLVNVKDYSGNGNNGTAYGPIWTNKGVVGGAYQFDGIDDYISIPYCFDAPFIDDLTVEGWINTSAQNGIISSYNRNKYWELGVTNGKVKWSTTAGDGTKDSIGISNVSDGRWHYVAATYKSFTGESIIYVDGKQDIKNNDHTQGELIGTGESPNGWIGTGPEAARETIFYTSFETEDEKNNWKPDNETGGGGASITWETVFYDNFETGWGNWNDGGSDCSRYTGGTYAYRGSCAINIQDNSGYPNSATYSNVIPVGTQKYTQIKIDFWWIAVSMENKEDFWVDYYDGTTSHRLKTIEIGTGQYSNNVFYHTVCYVNKTDYPFTDQARFRIQCDASDDTDDVYLDHIYINATSGYRVDYVFDLFDADELNPRTGTYSIGGSGDFDPDYAYYNRTGIDISGYKDVTLSVWYSYDSTEADDYFGLYYKDGTNWVTIFEVDPQIGNGNQLEWTNVQVQIPDHIYNLVLQFKWSTSSTSEYVAIDDLEITGILLGGGYNFSGAIDEFRIYNRVLSSEQIYQNYLCAKYGRTDKSVIVSEETYINDIWRCIVTPNDGINDDTPVESNILQIISYGGGG